Proteins encoded within one genomic window of Herpetosiphonaceae bacterium:
- a CDS encoding helix-turn-helix transcriptional regulator: protein MPNDQAHKSFGSWLRERRKALDLTQAALAHCVGCAEVTIRKLEAGVQRPSRQIAERLVGCLEISPDERAVFLQVARGERGPDRLPPARPPRGAAPHARVAGPVALLPLDTVPPPAPLPAGSRMPLSRNPLFVGRDADLRQLAHALTVSETAAIGQVEIAAATGLGGIGKTQ, encoded by the coding sequence ATGCCCAACGATCAAGCGCATAAGTCTTTTGGATCATGGCTGCGGGAGCGGCGGAAAGCCCTCGATCTGACCCAGGCCGCCCTCGCCCACTGCGTCGGTTGCGCCGAGGTGACGATCCGCAAATTGGAAGCAGGCGTGCAGCGGCCTTCGCGCCAGATTGCCGAGCGCCTCGTCGGCTGTTTGGAGATTTCCCCCGACGAGCGGGCGGTGTTTCTGCAGGTCGCGCGTGGGGAACGCGGCCCAGATCGCTTACCCCCGGCCCGACCCCCTCGGGGTGCCGCGCCGCACGCCCGCGTGGCAGGACCGGTTGCACTGCTGCCGCTCGACACCGTCCCACCACCTGCGCCGCTGCCTGCGGGCTCGCGGATGCCGCTCAGCCGCAATCCGCTGTTTGTCGGGCGGGACGCCGATCTGCGCCAGCTGGCCCATGCCCTCACCGTGAGCGAGACGGCAGCCATTGGACAGGTCGAGATTGCCGCCGCGACGGGGCTGGGCGGGATCGGCAAGACGCAAC
- a CDS encoding response regulator transcription factor encodes MIRIVLVDDHPAFRWITRRLLERYPEVAVVGEAATGIEALEVVAQVQPDVVLLDVQMPLLDGIATTTQLRRAYPDVQIILFTGGGDDDAVRDGLRAGAVAALPKTTRPDRLVAALRAARERNQRGVACAAGSGG; translated from the coding sequence ATGATTCGGATTGTACTCGTTGATGATCACCCGGCGTTCCGGTGGATCACCCGCCGCCTGCTGGAGCGGTACCCCGAGGTGGCGGTCGTCGGCGAAGCCGCCACTGGCATCGAGGCGCTGGAGGTGGTGGCGCAGGTCCAGCCGGATGTCGTGCTGCTGGATGTGCAGATGCCGCTGCTGGATGGGATCGCTACGACGACGCAGCTGCGGCGTGCCTATCCCGATGTGCAGATCATCCTGTTCACGGGGGGTGGCGACGATGACGCCGTGCGGGACGGCCTGCGGGCCGGGGCAGTCGCCGCTCTCCCGAAAACCACGCGCCCGGATCGGCTCGTCGCCGCGCTGCGGGCGGCGCGTGAACGGAACCAACGGGGCGTGGCGTGCGCGGCTGGGAGCGGTGGCTGA